A single genomic interval of Roseomonas aeriglobus harbors:
- the odhB gene encoding 2-oxoglutarate dehydrogenase complex dihydrolipoyllysine-residue succinyltransferase, whose product MSTEIKVPVLGESITEATLGEWLKQPGDPVAADEPIASLETDKVSVEVPAPVAGVMGQYGVQVGDTVAVGATIGVIEAGDGAAAKPAAAAPAPTPAPTEAAGQQAPASGGGDAPAALSPSVRRAVLETGVDPATIKGTGKDGRLTKDDVLAAKSAPAPQAAAPAAAPAQAATGERREERVKMTRLRQTIAKRLKEAQNTAAMLTTFNDVDMTAVIEARAKYKDLFEKKHGVRLGFMGFFVKAATMALKDIPAVNASIEGDEIVYHDYADISVAVSAPQGLVVPVIRDAQNLSVAGIEKTIGDFGKRAKDGTLKMDEMKGGTFTISNGGVFGSLMSTPIINPPQSAVLGLHRIEDRPVVRDGQVVVRPMMYLALSYDHRLIDGREAVTFLVALKNAIEDPTRILIDL is encoded by the coding sequence ATGTCGACCGAAATCAAAGTCCCCGTCCTGGGCGAATCGATCACCGAAGCGACGCTGGGGGAATGGCTGAAGCAGCCGGGTGACCCCGTCGCCGCCGACGAGCCCATCGCGAGCCTGGAAACCGACAAGGTCTCCGTCGAAGTCCCCGCCCCGGTCGCCGGCGTGATGGGTCAGTACGGGGTGCAGGTCGGCGACACCGTCGCCGTCGGCGCGACGATCGGCGTGATCGAGGCGGGTGACGGTGCGGCCGCCAAGCCCGCCGCCGCCGCTCCGGCGCCCACGCCCGCCCCGACCGAAGCTGCCGGCCAGCAGGCCCCGGCCAGCGGTGGTGGCGACGCGCCGGCTGCGCTCAGCCCGTCGGTTCGCCGCGCGGTGCTGGAAACCGGCGTCGATCCCGCGACGATCAAGGGCACCGGCAAGGACGGCCGCCTGACCAAAGACGATGTGCTGGCGGCCAAGTCGGCGCCGGCCCCGCAGGCTGCGGCTCCCGCCGCCGCCCCGGCGCAGGCCGCAACGGGCGAGCGTCGCGAAGAGCGCGTCAAGATGACCCGCTTGCGCCAGACGATCGCCAAGCGTCTGAAGGAAGCACAGAATACCGCCGCCATGCTCACGACGTTCAACGACGTCGACATGACCGCGGTGATCGAGGCACGCGCCAAGTACAAGGACCTGTTCGAAAAGAAGCACGGCGTCCGCCTGGGCTTCATGGGCTTCTTCGTGAAGGCCGCGACGATGGCGCTAAAGGACATTCCCGCCGTCAACGCCAGCATCGAAGGCGATGAGATCGTTTACCACGACTATGCCGACATCTCGGTCGCGGTCAGTGCGCCACAGGGCCTGGTCGTTCCGGTTATCCGCGACGCGCAAAACCTGTCGGTCGCCGGGATCGAAAAGACCATCGGCGACTTCGGGAAGCGCGCCAAGGACGGCACGCTGAAGATGGACGAGATGAAGGGCGGTACCTTCACCATCTCGAACGGCGGCGTGTTCGGTTCGCTGATGTCGACCCCGATCATCAACCCGCCGCAGTCGGCGGTGCTCGGCCTTCACCGCATCGAGGACCGCCCGGTGGTCCGTGACGGTCAGGTCGTGGTGCGCCCGATGATGTATCTCGCGCTCAGCTACGATCACCGCCTGATCGACGGCCGCGAGGCGGTGACCTTCCTCGTCGCGCTGAAGAACGCGATCGAGGACCCGACGCGGATTCTGATCGACCTGTAA
- the lpdA gene encoding dihydrolipoyl dehydrogenase produces MAEYDYDVLVIGAGPGGYVAAIRAAQLGLKTACAESRETLGGTCLNVGCIPSKAMLHASELFDHAANGTMAKLGIKVQPELDLETMHGQRRDAVKQLTGGIEFLFKKNKVTWLKGKAAFKDAHSVDVAGQTVTAKNIVIATGSSVTPLPGVEIDQKVIVDSTGALELAKVPNHMVVIGGGVIGLELGSVWRRLGAKVTCVEFLDQILPGFDGEIRKEANKIFKKQGIEFKLSTKVTGIQNNGDSATLTLEPAQGGEATTLDADVVLVSIGRRPNTDGLNLEAAGLSTNQRGQIEIDHDFRTKTDGVWAIGDVVPGPMLAHKAEDEGIAVAENIAGQTGIVNHDIIPSVVYTWPEIAGVGLTEEQAKEKGEVKVGKFPMMANSRAKTNHEPDGFVKVISDAKTDRVLGAWVIAVPGGTMIAQIAQAMEFGATSEDIAYTCHAHPTHSEAIKEAAMAVQGKPIHI; encoded by the coding sequence ATGGCTGAATACGACTACGACGTCCTCGTGATCGGCGCTGGCCCCGGTGGCTATGTCGCCGCAATCCGTGCGGCACAGCTGGGGCTGAAGACGGCGTGCGCGGAAAGCCGCGAGACGCTGGGTGGCACCTGTCTCAACGTCGGCTGCATTCCGTCGAAGGCGATGCTGCATGCGTCCGAGTTGTTCGATCATGCCGCCAACGGCACGATGGCGAAGCTGGGCATCAAGGTTCAGCCTGAGCTCGACCTGGAAACGATGCATGGCCAGCGCCGCGATGCGGTGAAGCAGCTGACGGGCGGCATCGAGTTCCTGTTCAAGAAGAACAAGGTGACCTGGCTGAAGGGCAAGGCGGCGTTCAAGGACGCGCACAGCGTCGACGTCGCCGGCCAGACGGTAACCGCCAAGAACATCGTCATCGCGACCGGTTCCTCGGTCACCCCGCTGCCGGGCGTCGAGATCGATCAAAAGGTCATCGTCGATTCGACCGGCGCACTGGAGCTGGCGAAGGTCCCGAACCACATGGTCGTCATCGGCGGCGGTGTGATCGGGTTGGAGCTGGGTTCGGTGTGGCGGCGCCTGGGTGCCAAGGTCACCTGCGTCGAATTCCTCGACCAGATCCTGCCCGGCTTCGACGGCGAAATCCGCAAGGAAGCCAACAAGATCTTCAAGAAGCAGGGGATCGAGTTCAAGCTGTCGACCAAGGTCACCGGCATCCAGAATAACGGCGACAGCGCGACGCTGACGCTGGAGCCTGCCCAGGGCGGTGAAGCGACGACGCTCGACGCCGATGTCGTGCTGGTGTCGATCGGCCGTCGCCCGAACACCGACGGGCTGAACCTGGAAGCGGCGGGTCTGTCGACCAACCAGCGCGGCCAGATCGAAATCGATCACGACTTCCGCACCAAGACCGACGGTGTCTGGGCGATCGGTGACGTCGTGCCGGGCCCGATGCTCGCGCACAAGGCCGAGGACGAAGGCATTGCGGTCGCCGAGAACATCGCCGGCCAGACGGGCATCGTGAACCACGACATCATTCCGAGCGTCGTCTACACTTGGCCCGAGATCGCCGGCGTCGGCCTGACCGAAGAACAGGCCAAGGAAAAGGGCGAGGTCAAGGTCGGCAAGTTCCCGATGATGGCTAACAGCCGCGCCAAGACCAACCACGAGCCGGACGGTTTCGTGAAGGTCATCTCGGACGCCAAGACCGACCGCGTGCTCGGCGCGTGGGTGATCGCGGTCCCCGGCGGCACCATGATCGCGCAGATCGCGCAAGCGATGGAATTCGGCGCGACCAGCGAGGATATCGCCTACACCTGCCACGCCCACCCGACCCATTCGGAAGCGATCAAGGAAGCCGCGATGGCGGTGCAGGGCAAGCCCATCCACATCTGA
- a CDS encoding alkaline phosphatase family protein — protein sequence MKLAPLALLAMPLSFLGAAVPGIAQDAPVSAPATVGMPKTAPKLVVVISVDQFSGDVFNEYRRYFTGGLARLQDGVVFPAGYQSHAATETCPGHSTITTGVRPGRTGIIANDWTDLKAAREDKTIYCAEDESVPGSNSNKYTVSDKHLLVPTLGERMKAANPAVRAVSVAGKDRAAVMTGGHNLDEIWWWDGDRNAYVSYAGRREPGAVTRANTAVGRMIAAGQPALQLPDYCRSRDHAVSIGGGKTVGTGRFERKPGEAGRAWRANPAFDGATLALAAGLIQDMKLGQGPSTDIITVGASATDYVGHTYGTGGTEMCLNLASLDRDLGDFFATLDRTGVDYVVALTADHGGLDLPERHREDAVPSAQRLDPNFTPKKIGEQIAAKLGLQGQLLWGGSIGDVWIDPKLSKADHDRVLAEAVRIAKAHPQVETVFTAAQIAATPLPTTPPDEWSLLERARVSYNAQRSGDFVVVLKRFVTPIPDPTKGYVATHGSFWNYDRRVPILFWRKGIAGYEQPLAVETVDIAPTLAALVGLPLKPGEVDGRCLDLAAGPTDTCATR from the coding sequence GTGAAGCTTGCCCCCCTCGCCCTCCTGGCCATGCCCCTAAGTTTTCTTGGCGCTGCCGTACCCGGTATCGCGCAAGACGCCCCCGTTTCCGCACCGGCCACCGTCGGCATGCCCAAGACCGCGCCGAAGCTGGTCGTCGTCATTTCGGTCGACCAGTTTTCCGGCGACGTCTTCAACGAATACCGCCGCTACTTCACCGGCGGCCTTGCACGCTTGCAGGACGGGGTCGTCTTTCCGGCAGGCTACCAGAGCCATGCCGCGACGGAAACCTGCCCCGGCCATTCGACGATCACCACCGGCGTGCGCCCGGGCCGCACCGGCATCATCGCCAACGACTGGACCGACCTGAAGGCCGCGCGCGAGGACAAGACGATCTATTGCGCGGAGGACGAGAGCGTACCGGGTTCGAATTCGAACAAGTACACCGTGTCGGACAAGCATCTGCTGGTGCCGACGCTCGGCGAACGGATGAAGGCGGCGAACCCGGCGGTCCGTGCGGTGTCGGTCGCGGGCAAGGACCGCGCGGCGGTGATGACCGGCGGGCACAATCTCGACGAGATCTGGTGGTGGGACGGCGACAGGAACGCCTATGTCAGCTACGCCGGCCGCCGCGAACCCGGCGCCGTCACCCGCGCCAACACCGCAGTCGGCAGGATGATCGCGGCAGGCCAGCCCGCGCTGCAATTGCCCGACTATTGCCGGTCGCGCGACCATGCGGTGTCGATCGGCGGCGGCAAGACGGTCGGCACCGGCCGGTTCGAGCGCAAGCCGGGTGAAGCCGGCCGCGCATGGCGTGCCAACCCCGCCTTCGACGGCGCAACGCTCGCACTGGCCGCGGGACTGATCCAGGACATGAAGCTCGGCCAGGGCCCGTCGACCGACATCATCACCGTCGGCGCGTCGGCGACCGATTATGTCGGCCATACCTATGGCACCGGCGGCACCGAGATGTGCCTGAACCTCGCTTCGCTCGATCGTGATCTGGGCGATTTCTTCGCGACGCTCGACCGCACCGGTGTCGACTACGTCGTCGCGCTAACCGCGGACCATGGCGGGCTCGATCTGCCGGAGCGTCACCGCGAAGACGCCGTGCCGTCGGCGCAGCGGCTTGACCCGAATTTCACGCCGAAGAAAATTGGGGAGCAGATCGCGGCGAAGCTGGGGCTACAGGGCCAGCTGCTGTGGGGCGGCTCGATCGGCGATGTCTGGATCGACCCGAAGCTGTCGAAGGCCGACCACGACCGCGTGCTTGCCGAAGCGGTGAGGATAGCGAAGGCGCATCCGCAGGTCGAAACGGTCTTCACCGCCGCGCAGATCGCGGCGACGCCTCTGCCGACGACCCCGCCCGACGAATGGAGCCTGCTGGAACGTGCGCGTGTCAGCTATAACGCCCAGCGTTCGGGCGACTTCGTCGTCGTGCTGAAGCGCTTCGTGACGCCGATTCCCGATCCGACCAAGGGCTATGTCGCGACGCACGGCAGCTTTTGGAACTACGACCGCCGCGTGCCGATCCTGTTCTGGCGCAAGGGTATCGCGGGCTATGAGCAGCCCTTGGCGGTGGAAACGGTCGACATCGCGCCGACACTGGCCGCGCTGGTCGGCCTGCCGCTGAAGCCCGGTGAGGTCGACGGGCGGTGTCTCGATCTCGCGGCGGGGCCGACGGATACCTGTGCGACGCGGTAG
- a CDS encoding thioredoxin family protein, with the protein MRFVLFVLMTVFTACAVSAQTPGERHIAIDLVAESPTPRAGGEVTLAFASTPQPGWHGYWKNPGDAGVETSATWTLPAGVTAGAIEYPVPHRLLIAGLMNYVYEGPFAQFVRLKLPAGLAAGTVLPIKVKLDYLVCTNEICVPESAELATQLTVGDGAVDPATRARFDGWRRAMPKPLGSPATYAVEGGKFRLAVPYPATSPATDAYFFPLTDGVVDYGKPQTVTRDGDTLVVETVAKAGRPATLDGVLAVGDGQGFRLTAAPGAIAASGGGGGTATTLLIALGGAILGGLLLNIMPCVFPILSLKALSLAKSGGEGAKGEALAYTAGVVLMCLALGGVLLALRAGGMAVGWAFQLTDPRVILVLLLLVTAIAFNLAGLFELSAPGAVNRMAAGGGSGNFWGGAFGTGALAAFVATPCTGPFMGAAMGTALILPWWGALAVFGGLGLGLALPFLALGFVPALRRKLPKPGAWMETFRHILSVPMFLTALALAWVLGKQAGVDGMTLGLAAALLFAAGLWWTGARQAKGRTRAWVPGVLAGLVALGAVAVVTRAPAEAAAKVAGAEPFTESRLAALQAEGKPVFAYFTADWCVTCKVNEKAVIETATVQDALRKGEVAVLVGDWTDGDPALGRFIERHNRAGVPLYLWFPRGSSQPEVLPQVLTQAMVTTRAGG; encoded by the coding sequence ATGCGGTTCGTTCTTTTCGTCCTGATGACAGTGTTCACGGCTTGCGCCGTTTCCGCGCAGACGCCGGGCGAACGGCATATCGCGATCGATCTGGTCGCCGAGTCACCGACCCCGCGTGCGGGTGGCGAAGTGACGCTCGCCTTCGCTTCGACGCCGCAGCCGGGCTGGCACGGATATTGGAAAAATCCCGGCGACGCGGGTGTCGAGACATCGGCGACGTGGACGCTTCCCGCTGGCGTCACGGCGGGGGCGATCGAATACCCGGTGCCGCATCGGCTGCTGATCGCCGGGCTGATGAACTACGTCTATGAAGGCCCCTTCGCGCAGTTCGTGCGGCTGAAGCTGCCGGCCGGCCTGGCTGCCGGCACGGTCCTGCCGATCAAGGTGAAGCTCGACTATCTGGTCTGCACCAACGAAATCTGCGTCCCCGAAAGTGCGGAATTGGCGACGCAGCTGACGGTCGGCGACGGTGCGGTGGATCCGGCGACGCGTGCGCGCTTCGATGGCTGGCGCCGCGCAATGCCCAAGCCCTTGGGCAGCCCAGCGACCTATGCAGTGGAGGGCGGCAAGTTTCGTCTCGCGGTGCCCTATCCGGCCACGTCGCCTGCAACCGACGCCTATTTCTTCCCGCTGACCGATGGCGTCGTCGATTACGGCAAGCCGCAGACGGTGACGCGCGACGGCGACACCCTGGTCGTCGAAACGGTAGCCAAGGCCGGGCGGCCCGCGACGCTGGATGGCGTCCTCGCTGTCGGCGACGGGCAGGGTTTCCGACTGACCGCCGCGCCCGGTGCCATTGCTGCGAGCGGTGGGGGCGGGGGGACCGCGACGACGCTGCTGATCGCGCTGGGCGGGGCGATCCTCGGCGGGTTGCTGCTCAATATCATGCCGTGCGTCTTCCCGATTCTGAGCCTGAAGGCGCTGAGCCTCGCCAAGTCCGGCGGAGAGGGCGCGAAGGGGGAGGCGCTGGCCTATACCGCGGGCGTCGTGCTGATGTGCCTGGCGCTCGGCGGCGTGCTGCTGGCGCTTCGAGCCGGTGGCATGGCGGTCGGCTGGGCGTTTCAGCTGACCGATCCGCGCGTCATCCTGGTCCTGCTGCTGCTGGTCACCGCGATCGCGTTCAACCTGGCCGGGCTGTTCGAGCTGTCGGCGCCAGGCGCGGTCAACCGCATGGCGGCGGGCGGCGGCTCCGGGAACTTTTGGGGCGGGGCGTTCGGCACCGGCGCGCTTGCCGCCTTCGTCGCGACGCCGTGCACCGGGCCGTTCATGGGCGCGGCGATGGGAACGGCGTTGATCCTGCCATGGTGGGGTGCTTTGGCGGTATTCGGCGGTCTTGGGCTCGGCCTTGCGCTGCCGTTCCTGGCGCTGGGGTTTGTCCCTGCATTGCGCCGCAAGCTACCCAAGCCCGGCGCGTGGATGGAGACGTTCCGCCACATCCTGAGCGTGCCGATGTTCCTCACCGCCCTCGCGCTCGCCTGGGTACTGGGCAAACAGGCCGGGGTCGACGGCATGACACTGGGCCTTGCTGCCGCGCTGCTGTTCGCGGCTGGCCTGTGGTGGACGGGGGCGCGGCAGGCGAAAGGACGCACACGCGCCTGGGTGCCGGGTGTCCTCGCGGGGCTGGTCGCGCTTGGCGCGGTCGCCGTCGTGACGCGAGCTCCAGCCGAGGCTGCGGCCAAGGTCGCGGGCGCGGAGCCGTTCACCGAAAGCCGCCTCGCTGCGCTGCAGGCAGAGGGCAAGCCGGTCTTCGCCTATTTCACCGCCGACTGGTGCGTGACGTGCAAGGTGAACGAGAAAGCGGTGATCGAGACGGCAACGGTGCAGGACGCGCTGCGCAAGGGCGAGGTGGCCGTGCTCGTCGGCGATTGGACGGACGGCGATCCGGCGCTCGGCCGCTTCATCGAACGCCACAACCGGGCGGGTGTGCCGCTCTATCTGTGGTTCCCACGTGGCAGTTCGCAGCCCGAAGTCTTGCCGCAGGTTCTGACACAAGCCATGGTGACGACTCGCGCCGGGGGGTGA
- a CDS encoding thioredoxin family protein — MILTGLVLAAPAVAQQTTGAPAGNFKLTDMTGKTVSLSDYRGKTVVIEWNNPGCPFVKKHYDSGNMQKTQAAAKAGGAVWLTVNSGAPGKQGHMTGAEAQGFVTSAKAVPTAYLLDPKGVVGKGYGAKTTPHIYIVDPAGKLVYQGGIDDKPTANAADIAGARNHVLAALGEMKAGKPVSMPETRPYGCSVKYAD; from the coding sequence ATGATCCTTACAGGCCTGGTGCTCGCGGCACCTGCCGTGGCGCAGCAGACCACCGGCGCGCCGGCCGGCAACTTCAAGCTTACCGACATGACGGGCAAGACCGTCAGCCTGTCCGACTATCGCGGCAAGACCGTGGTGATCGAATGGAACAACCCCGGCTGCCCCTTCGTCAAGAAACACTATGACAGCGGCAACATGCAGAAGACCCAGGCCGCCGCAAAGGCGGGCGGGGCGGTGTGGCTGACCGTCAATTCGGGCGCGCCGGGCAAGCAAGGGCATATGACGGGTGCCGAGGCGCAAGGCTTCGTGACGTCGGCGAAGGCCGTGCCGACGGCGTATCTGCTCGACCCCAAGGGCGTCGTCGGCAAGGGCTATGGCGCGAAAACGACGCCGCATATCTACATCGTCGATCCCGCCGGCAAGCTCGTCTACCAGGGCGGGATCGACGACAAGCCGACCGCCAACGCCGCCGATATCGCGGGCGCGCGCAATCACGTGCTGGCGGCGCTGGGCGAGATGAAGGCCGGCAAGCCCGTGTCGATGCCCGAGACGCGGCCCTATGGCTGTTCGGTCAAGTACGCCGACTGA
- a CDS encoding SgcJ/EcaC family oxidoreductase, with protein sequence MRTLLIPAVALVAAAPAIAADPVERAIDAVMAESVAGWNAGDVDRFMRVYSTAPTASFVTSRGLLRGKAAMIDSYRKNYDFSDSAKRGTLRIDRLDFRRLGPASALYIGRFTLTYPGGRTESGYTSLVLAKEADGWKIIADHSS encoded by the coding sequence ATGCGCACGTTGCTGATCCCCGCCGTCGCCCTGGTGGCGGCGGCGCCGGCAATCGCCGCCGATCCGGTAGAGCGCGCGATCGACGCTGTCATGGCGGAGAGCGTCGCCGGCTGGAACGCCGGCGACGTCGATCGGTTCATGCGCGTCTATTCGACGGCGCCCACCGCCAGCTTCGTCACCAGTCGCGGCCTGCTGCGGGGCAAGGCGGCGATGATCGACAGCTACCGCAAGAATTATGACTTTTCGGACTCGGCTAAGCGAGGCACGCTGAGGATCGATCGCCTCGACTTCCGCCGCTTGGGTCCGGCGAGCGCGCTGTACATCGGTCGTTTCACGCTGACCTATCCCGGCGGCAGGACCGAGAGCGGCTACACCAGCCTGGTGCTGGCAAAGGAAGCCGACGGCTGGAAGATCATCGCCGATCACAGCAGCTAG
- a CDS encoding circularly permuted type 2 ATP-grasp protein encodes MISGGAFDEIWGQGGPGAARPEFAALARWLHETPHAEFDRRLEAAEVTFRQLGITFAVYGDVDAGERIIPFDIVPRVFTAPEWDRLSEGLIQRVEAINAFLTDIYGAQEIVKAGVLPPELIFQNPQFRPEIAGIRPPHDVWAHICGIDCVRTGPDEFFVLEDNARTPSGVSYMLENREAMIRLCPELFREFRVAAVDSYPDMLLATMRSVAPRGAGQSPVCVVLTPGHYNSAYYEHSFLADSMGVELVEAADLLVDDDIVWMRTIGGRVKVDVIYRRIDDDYLDPLVFKPDSLLGVPGLIAAYRAGNVAIINAPGNGIADDKAIYSYMPEIVRFYSGQDAKLPNVQTFRCREPDALRYVLDHLDELVVKLVDGSGGYGMLVGPTASKAEIEAFRTALMAAPERYIAQPTLALSTVPTVTAQGLAPRHVDFRPFVLTGSDGVKVVPGGLTRVALKEGSLVVNSSQGGGTKDSFVLMRDASRQQSQSQSQSQGTGK; translated from the coding sequence ATGATATCGGGGGGCGCGTTCGACGAGATTTGGGGACAGGGCGGCCCGGGCGCGGCACGACCGGAATTCGCGGCACTCGCCCGTTGGCTTCATGAAACACCGCACGCCGAGTTCGATCGCCGGCTCGAAGCGGCGGAGGTCACTTTTCGCCAACTCGGCATCACCTTCGCCGTTTACGGTGACGTCGATGCCGGTGAACGCATCATTCCGTTCGACATCGTGCCGCGGGTGTTCACCGCGCCCGAATGGGATCGGCTGAGCGAAGGCCTGATCCAACGCGTCGAAGCGATCAATGCGTTTCTGACCGATATCTATGGCGCGCAGGAAATCGTGAAAGCGGGCGTGCTTCCGCCCGAACTCATTTTCCAGAACCCGCAGTTCCGCCCCGAAATCGCGGGCATTCGGCCGCCCCACGACGTCTGGGCCCATATCTGCGGCATCGATTGTGTCCGGACCGGACCGGACGAATTCTTCGTGCTCGAAGACAATGCGCGCACGCCGTCCGGCGTGTCGTACATGCTCGAAAATCGCGAGGCGATGATCCGGCTGTGTCCAGAGTTGTTCCGCGAATTCCGTGTCGCAGCGGTCGACAGCTATCCCGACATGCTGCTCGCGACGATGCGTTCGGTTGCGCCGCGCGGAGCGGGGCAGAGTCCGGTGTGCGTCGTGCTGACGCCGGGCCATTACAACTCGGCTTATTACGAACACAGCTTCCTCGCCGATTCGATGGGCGTCGAACTGGTCGAGGCGGCCGATCTGCTGGTCGACGATGACATCGTCTGGATGCGGACGATCGGCGGGCGGGTGAAGGTCGATGTGATCTACCGCCGGATCGACGACGATTATCTCGACCCTCTAGTGTTCAAACCCGATTCACTGCTCGGCGTGCCGGGCCTGATCGCGGCCTATCGCGCGGGCAATGTCGCGATCATCAACGCACCCGGTAACGGCATCGCCGACGACAAGGCGATCTATAGCTACATGCCCGAAATCGTTCGTTTCTATTCGGGGCAGGACGCCAAACTGCCGAACGTCCAGACCTTCCGCTGTCGCGAGCCCGATGCGCTGCGCTACGTGCTCGACCACCTCGACGAACTGGTCGTGAAGCTGGTCGACGGATCGGGCGGTTACGGCATGCTCGTCGGCCCGACCGCGTCGAAGGCAGAAATCGAAGCGTTCCGCACCGCACTGATGGCCGCGCCCGAACGCTATATCGCGCAGCCGACGCTGGCGCTGTCGACCGTCCCGACCGTCACGGCCCAGGGACTCGCCCCGCGCCACGTCGATTTCCGGCCCTTCGTGTTGACCGGCAGCGATGGGGTAAAGGTCGTCCCCGGCGGCCTGACCCGCGTGGCGCTGAAGGAAGGCTCGCTGGTGGTGAATTCCAGCCAGGGCGGGGGGACGAAGGACAGTTTCGTCCTGATGCGGGATGCTTCGCGGCAGCAGAGCCAAAGCCAGAGCCAGTCGCAGGGGACGGGCAAGTGA
- a CDS encoding alpha-E domain-containing protein: MMLSRTASSLYWLGRYVERADFAARLVEATIRLDALSPRPAGEAAWHSALRVTYSDDAFAASNVGFTASPVARFLTVDTSNPGSIAACLDMARNNAKAVRTALTRDAWTAINRAWLIFNGRGRPASRMEPLALVEAVKAETRGFEGAIHWMMRNQATWFIRLGAAIERADNTARLLDVKYHLLLPEGETVYGVVDRDQWTTLLQTVSAVTAYRWLYDEGLKPHLVIDLLTTRFELPRSLAGCVEETVEVLTLLGKRTGLQGEADRMARARLSAMQRTRSHDVIVSGLHQYLTAFIRENELLHMAIAKQFRFG, from the coding sequence ATGATGCTCTCCCGCACCGCATCGTCGCTCTACTGGCTCGGCCGCTACGTCGAACGGGCCGACTTCGCCGCGCGCCTCGTCGAAGCCACCATCCGTCTCGACGCGCTCTCCCCCCGCCCGGCCGGCGAAGCCGCCTGGCATTCGGCCCTGCGCGTCACCTATTCGGACGACGCCTTCGCCGCATCGAACGTCGGCTTCACCGCGAGCCCGGTCGCGCGTTTCCTGACCGTCGACACCTCCAACCCCGGGTCGATCGCCGCCTGCCTCGATATGGCCCGCAACAATGCGAAGGCGGTGCGGACGGCGCTGACCCGCGATGCGTGGACCGCGATCAACCGCGCCTGGCTGATCTTCAACGGCCGCGGCCGCCCGGCCTCGCGCATGGAGCCGCTGGCGCTGGTCGAGGCGGTCAAGGCGGAAACGCGCGGGTTCGAAGGCGCCATCCACTGGATGATGCGCAACCAGGCGACCTGGTTCATCCGCCTGGGCGCCGCGATCGAGCGGGCGGACAACACCGCGCGGCTGCTCGACGTGAAATATCATCTGCTGCTGCCCGAAGGGGAAACGGTCTACGGCGTCGTCGATCGCGACCAGTGGACGACGTTGCTTCAGACCGTGTCGGCCGTCACCGCCTATCGCTGGTTGTACGACGAAGGGCTGAAACCGCATCTGGTCATCGACCTGCTGACGACCCGGTTCGAACTGCCGCGCAGCCTTGCGGGGTGTGTGGAGGAGACGGTCGAAGTGCTGACGCTGCTCGGCAAGCGCACCGGTTTGCAGGGGGAGGCCGACCGGATGGCGCGGGCCCGGCTGTCGGCGATGCAGCGCACCCGTTCGCACGATGTCATCGTCAGTGGGCTGCACCAATATCTGACCGCCTTCATTCGCGAGAACGAGCTCCTCCACATGGCGATCGCCAAACAGTTTCGGTTCGGCTGA
- a CDS encoding transglutaminase family protein has product MRVSVDHRTRYRFTSPQDRLIQMLRLTPQDSADQTVVNWHIGVDCDARLRDARDGFGNRVTMLYAEGPIEGIEITVSGEVLTAGDAGLVRGVVEPLPPALFLRMTDRTGLSHGMREFAAAIDGADGDRIARLHALNGALHARFAVQEEASDAGLTAEAAFQSDHAAPRDFAHMFIALLRGEGVPARYVSGYHTRDDGEGHAPHAWAEAHVDDLGWIAFDPSRGLSADASYIRVAVALDSGGAAPVAGMRMGRGAERLDVDVQVEALAGDA; this is encoded by the coding sequence ATGCGCGTCTCGGTCGATCATCGCACCCGGTATCGCTTCACCAGCCCGCAGGACCGGCTGATCCAGATGCTGCGGTTGACCCCGCAGGATTCGGCGGATCAGACGGTCGTGAACTGGCACATCGGGGTCGATTGCGACGCGCGTCTGCGCGATGCGCGCGACGGTTTCGGCAACCGCGTGACGATGCTCTATGCCGAAGGGCCGATCGAGGGGATCGAGATCACCGTTTCGGGCGAAGTGTTGACGGCCGGTGACGCGGGACTGGTCCGCGGCGTCGTCGAGCCGCTGCCGCCTGCGCTGTTCCTGCGGATGACCGATCGCACCGGGCTGTCGCACGGCATGCGTGAATTCGCTGCGGCCATCGACGGGGCCGACGGCGATCGCATCGCGCGGCTTCACGCCCTCAACGGGGCGCTCCATGCGCGCTTCGCGGTGCAGGAGGAGGCGAGCGACGCCGGCCTGACCGCCGAAGCCGCCTTTCAGAGCGATCACGCTGCACCGCGCGATTTCGCGCATATGTTCATCGCCTTGCTTCGCGGCGAAGGCGTGCCGGCGCGCTATGTCTCCGGCTATCACACCCGCGATGACGGCGAAGGGCACGCCCCGCACGCCTGGGCGGAGGCGCATGTCGACGATCTCGGCTGGATCGCCTTCGATCCGTCGCGCGGGCTTTCGGCGGATGCCAGCTACATCCGCGTCGCGGTCGCGCTCGATTCCGGCGGGGCGGCGCCGGTTGCGGGGATGCGGATGGGACGGGGCGCCGAGCGGCTCGACGTCGATGTCCAGGTCGAGGCGCTGGCGGGGGACGCCTGA